A genomic segment from Lutzomyia longipalpis isolate SR_M1_2022 chromosome 3, ASM2433408v1 encodes:
- the LOC129793238 gene encoding protein seele codes for MRCDFVVILVILGAAFVAGQKVDPREAKCLICKATLTEMDKAISKVDPRKKAEVGNFRIDATGDSGAKRMVPLVKSEMYLTELMEEICESMDDYAKARFKKDGKFTILKFITDEGMNPLVSEVDFVQDGDLNKSLKHYCLEVLEDYELDILKIYMADEPVKDADYKVCTHAANYCDDPAPQEEYTLEEDDEAAREEL; via the exons ATGCGGTGTGATTTTGTGGTAATTCTGGTCATTTTGGGGGCTGCTTTTGTGGCTGGACAGAAGGTTGATCCCAGGGAAGCAAAATGCCTGA TCTGCAAGGCCACGTTAACAGAAATGGATAAGGCCATCAGTAAAGTAGATCCACGGAAAAAGGCCGAAGTGGGGAATTTCCGGATAGATGCCACCGGTGATTCAGGAGCCAAGAGGATGGTGCCCCTTGTAAAGTCAGAAATGTACCTGACAGAGCTGATGGAGGAGATCT GTGAGAGCATGGATGACTACGCCAAGGCGAGATTCAAGAAAGATGGTAAATTCACAATCCTCAAATTTATCACAGATGAGGGAATGAATCCTCTTGTCAGCGAGGTGGACTTTGTCCAGGATGGTGATCTCAATAAGAGCTTAAAGCACTAT TGCCTTGAGGTGCTGGAGGACTACGAATTGGACATCCTAAAGATCTACATGGCAGATGAACCAGTCAAGGATGCCGACTACAAAGTCTGCACGCACGCTGCCAACTACTGCGACGATCCAGCGCCGCAGGAAGAGTACACGCTTGAGGAGGATGATGAGGCGGCGCGAGAGGAGCTTTGA